In Deltaproteobacteria bacterium, the genomic window CAGGCGATTTCTTCGGAACGAAATCGAGAATCGATCGACGCCGGGTTGAAGCTTTTCTTTTGATCCGCTACGACTTAAGGCATGAACCAGAAAATTTCGATCTTCCCGCGCTTATGCCTATCGTTCTTCCTTTTTTCAGTCGGCACGTTGTCGACTGATTTGGAGGTCGCTTTCGCACATGAAAGTCATTTCGGTCTCGCCGGTGGTCACCATGGAAGCAACGGCTATGCGCCGATTGCAGAAAAAACCGCCACTCAAGCACCGCCGGTCGGTCAGCCGATTTCGGGAATGCGCCAAATGACTTTTGTGGGTCCACGCGCCGGGGAAGGCTATTTCAGTGCGGACGGACGGCTTTTAATTTTTCAAAGTGAACGTGTTGATAATAATCCGTTCTATCAAATTTTCGTTTTGAATCGTGACAACGGTCAAACCGTGCAAGTGTCGCCCGGAGCCGGAAAGACCACGTGCGCGTGGATTCATCCCTCCAACGAAAAGGCACTTTTTTCGAGCACGCATTTGGACTTGCTCATCAAAGACAAAACGGCAAAAGAGTATGAAGAACGAAAAAATCCTGTCAAAGGAAAGTACTCTTGGAGTTTTGACGAAACGTTCGACATTTTTGAAGCGCCGATCGCCGCGTCCTTGAAGACCGGCAATGCCGTTCCAGAAAAAAGTCTCCGGCGATTGACCAAAGAGATCGGCTACGATGCCGAAGCTAGCTATTCGCCTGATGGACGAAAGATTGCCTTTGCTTCGAACCGAGCGGGGTACACGGAGACACTATCAGCCGACGACAAAAAGACTTTCGATCAAGATCCGTCCTACATGATGGATTTGTATATGATGAATGCTGACGGCTCTGACGTCGAGCGGCTCACCACGGCACGCGGTTATGATGGCGGTCCATTTTTCTCGGCCGACGGAACAAAGCTCACGTGGCGCAGATTCTCACCGAACGGGCAGTTTGCTGAAATTATGGTGATGGATCTTAAGACAAAAAAAGAAAAACAGCTGACCGAGATGAAGGCAATGAGCTGGGCTCCGTACTTCCATCCGTCGGGTGATTATATCGTCTTCACGACCAACAAACTCGGATACTCGAACTTCGAACTCTTTGTGGTCGACGTTGAAGGCAGTCGTCAACCAGTGCGGGTATCTTACCTCGAGGGTTTTGATGGTCTTCCGGTTTTCTTGCCGAATGGCCGTGAAATTTCTTGGACCAGACGTGACGAGAAAGGTGAATCTCAAATTTATCTCGCAAGCTGGGATGACGGAATCGCTCGTGGACTATTGGGACTCAGTCGAGATGTACCATCGCTGGCAATGCTTTCAGCGGAAATGAAAGAAGACGACTTGAAAGCATGGGTTTCCTATCTTTCGAGCGACGCGCTGAAAGGTCGTCGTCCGGGATCGGCAGAAGAGCGCCTCTACGTTGAAGCAATCGGAAAAATAATGCGTTCAATGGGTCTAAAGCCTGTCTTCGGTAAGAGTTACGTTCAGCCCTTCGAATTCACTTCAGGGGTAAAACTCGGTCCGCTCAATCGCATGCGGATTCGGGAAAATGGACAAGGCGGCGATCTTGCGATCGACACCGAATGGCGACCGCTTTCGATTTCCAAATCCGGTGACGTGATGGAATCTGGGTTGGTGTTCGCTGGTTACGGCGTGATGGCGCCAGCGAACGATAAACAGCCAGCGTTTGATTCTTACGACCAGATAGATGTCGCTGGAAAATGGGTCGTCGTGATCCAAGATCTACCGGCGGATGTTTTGCCAGAAAAACGGTTTCACTATCATCTCTATTCGCGCCCCCAGCACAAAGCCCTTGTAGCAAAACAAAAAGGGGCGATTGGTTTGATCTTGATCGATTCACCGCGAGACAAGTCCGCGAAATCTTTAGCAAGCCTCAAGTTCGAAGGCGCTGGCGAAGTGGGAATTCCAGTTATTCACGTGACCGCAAAAGTTGCCGAACGACTTTTCAGTGGTTCGACGCCGCTATCATCCAAAATTGCTTTGCTCGATAAGGGCGAAGTTTTCGGCGAAGCATTGAAGACCTCTCTCGGAGGCAAAGTTGATATTCAATTTGAAAAGTCCATTGGTCTCAATGTCGCGGGTATGATTCCCGGTAAATCATCTAAAAATGCTCTCGTCCTTGGTGCTCACGGAGATCATTTGGGACTTGGCGAAAACGCGGCAAGTCTCGCGAAATCAAACGAGCAAGGAAAAGTACACGCGGGCGCAGATGACAACGCCTCTGGTGTGGCGGCGCTTTTGGAAATGGCCCATTCTTTTTCTGCGTCTTCTGGAAATCCTGCGAAGCGACCGGACCGCGATATGATTTTTGCGATTTGGTCAGCTGAAGAGCTAGGTGTCTTGGGCTCCAACTATTTCCTCAAAGATTGGAAGGGTCCAAAGTTTCACGCCTATATGAACATGGACATGGTCGGTCGCCTGCGAGATGCACTTTATCTTCAAGGCCTAGGCTCTGCGAAAGAGTGGCGAACGATGATGGAGTCGTGGTCAGAGGGGATGCCATTGTCGGCATTGACGAGTGCTCAGTTAGTGACGGCAAACGATCCGTACTTACCAACCGATGCAATGGCTTTTTATATGAAGGAAGTGCCAATTCTTTCCTTTTTCACGGGGTCGCATGCCGAGTACCACTCGCCCCGGGATCGCTATGAAACTTTGAATTTTCCTGGGTTAGTTGCTGTGACAAAGACAATGCACTTTGTGGCAGACCGACTTCAGAGAAAAACGTCGAATCTCACTTGGGTAAAGGTCGAATCGGGAAGACCGCAAGGCGGCGAATCGCGGTCGTTCCGCTTGTACCTTGGGACGGTGCCTGACTATTCGCAAGAAGGCGTGAAGGGCGTTAAAATTTCCGGCACTTCAAAAGACTCGCCGGCAGAGACTGCGGGACTTAAACCGGGAGATGTGATTGTTGGCCTCGGCGGAATAAAAATTGATAGTATTTATGATTATGTTTACTGTCTCCAAGCACTGAAAGCCGATGTTAAAGTTCCTATTCAGGTTCGCCGCGGCGACAAAATGGTGGAGCTTTCGATCACTCCAAAATTGAAGAGCGGGGGCTAGGAAGTGGGCGGAGAACAAGACTTTATCGGGATTCTTTTTAAAGTTGCGGTATTCTTTATTCCATTTTTGTTTTCAATTTGCGTCCACGAGGCGGCCCACGCCTGGGCAGCGAAACTTTGTGGAGACCGCACAGCAGAACACATGGGTCGCTTGACCTTAAATCCTCTGGCACACGCAGATCCCCTTGGCACCGTGCTTTTGCCGATTGCGGCGGTCGTCCTTCCGGGAAACGTGTCGCAATTCATTTTCGGCTGGGCAAAGCCAGTTCCATTTGATCCAAGAAACCTGCGCGATAAAAAAAATGGTCCGTTCTTGATAGCAGCAGCAGGGCCGGCTTCAAACCTCGTTTTGGCCATGATCGGCGCATTCCTCTTTGTGCTCATACAAAGTGGCTACTTGGTCTCTGGCCTCGAGGCTGATAAGGCCAAGCTCGTTGGACAAATCGCTGCACAATTTGTAGGCCTCAACTGCATGCTTGCGGTCCTCAATTTGGTGCCAATTCATCCGTTGGATGGTGGAAAAATTGTGGCGCGATTTTTACCGGCGAAAGCAGCACTGTGGCTGGAAGAGCGCGAAACGATGTTGTCGATGATCCTTTTGGTTTTGTTTTTGACGGGTTTTGCGAGAATCCTTGGATACCCAGCCGGCCTCATCGCCAATGGTTTTGCTGACTTCGCTCAAATGACCCTCGCGTTTTTTGGAGCTTCTGTATGAGCGATCAAAATCCGCTGCAGCCTTCTTCGTCTGAAATCCAAATCAGTCGTGCGAGTGAGAAGCCGCCCAAAGGTTCCATCATCATGAGCGGAATGCGTTCAACGCATCACTTGCATATAGGTAACTTTTACGGCGCTCTCAAACAGTGGTTAGATTTGCAGTCTGATTACATGGGTTATTACGGCGTTATGAACTGGCACGCGATGACGTCCCGGTACAAAGAACCCCACGATGTCATGCACTTCGCACGCGAAAACTTTGCTGACTGGGTGGCGTGGGGGTTGGATCCCGAAAAAAATATTTTATTTGTTCAAAGTGAAGTTCCGGAACACATCGAACTCACGATGTTCTTTTTGATGATGACGCCAATGTCATGGCTTGAACGGGTTCCGACTTGGAAAGACGCCGAAGAGGAAGCCAAAGCAAGCGACACGCACAATTTGGGTCGGTTTATGTATCCCGTCCTTCAGGCGGCCGACATCGCCGTTTATCGTGGCACCCATGTGCCAATTGGACAGGATCAAATTCCCCATTTGGAACTTTCGCGCGACATTATCAAACGCTTTAACTTTCTCTATGGCGGAAATCTGCCGGAGCCAAAACCGATATTCAGTTCGACCCCGGTCTTGATCGGTTCCGATGGAAGAAAGATGTCGAAGTCCTATAACAATGCTTTTCAGATGACGCAGACTCCAGATGAAATTTCCAAGACTCTGCGCGCGATGCCGACAGATCCAGCGCGAGTACGTCGCAATGATCCCGGCGAACCTACGAAGTGTCCAGTTTACAGTTTTCACAAACTTTATTCGAACGATGAAGATCGCAAGTGGGTGGAAGAGGGTTGTCGTTCTGCTGGAATTGGCTGCGGCGACTGTAAAAAGAAGCTTGGCGAAAATATAAACCAGAAAATGGAGAAGCCGCTTCAGATAAAGACCGAGCTTCTTTCCAATTCCGAAAAGCTTGACGGTCTTATTGCTGATGGCTGCGCTCGGGCAAGAAAAGTCGCTAAACTTCAGCTGGAGCAAGTGAAG contains:
- a CDS encoding M20/M25/M40 family metallo-hydrolase, with protein sequence MNQKISIFPRLCLSFFLFSVGTLSTDLEVAFAHESHFGLAGGHHGSNGYAPIAEKTATQAPPVGQPISGMRQMTFVGPRAGEGYFSADGRLLIFQSERVDNNPFYQIFVLNRDNGQTVQVSPGAGKTTCAWIHPSNEKALFSSTHLDLLIKDKTAKEYEERKNPVKGKYSWSFDETFDIFEAPIAASLKTGNAVPEKSLRRLTKEIGYDAEASYSPDGRKIAFASNRAGYTETLSADDKKTFDQDPSYMMDLYMMNADGSDVERLTTARGYDGGPFFSADGTKLTWRRFSPNGQFAEIMVMDLKTKKEKQLTEMKAMSWAPYFHPSGDYIVFTTNKLGYSNFELFVVDVEGSRQPVRVSYLEGFDGLPVFLPNGREISWTRRDEKGESQIYLASWDDGIARGLLGLSRDVPSLAMLSAEMKEDDLKAWVSYLSSDALKGRRPGSAEERLYVEAIGKIMRSMGLKPVFGKSYVQPFEFTSGVKLGPLNRMRIRENGQGGDLAIDTEWRPLSISKSGDVMESGLVFAGYGVMAPANDKQPAFDSYDQIDVAGKWVVVIQDLPADVLPEKRFHYHLYSRPQHKALVAKQKGAIGLILIDSPRDKSAKSLASLKFEGAGEVGIPVIHVTAKVAERLFSGSTPLSSKIALLDKGEVFGEALKTSLGGKVDIQFEKSIGLNVAGMIPGKSSKNALVLGAHGDHLGLGENAASLAKSNEQGKVHAGADDNASGVAALLEMAHSFSASSGNPAKRPDRDMIFAIWSAEELGVLGSNYFLKDWKGPKFHAYMNMDMVGRLRDALYLQGLGSAKEWRTMMESWSEGMPLSALTSAQLVTANDPYLPTDAMAFYMKEVPILSFFTGSHAEYHSPRDRYETLNFPGLVAVTKTMHFVADRLQRKTSNLTWVKVESGRPQGGESRSFRLYLGTVPDYSQEGVKGVKISGTSKDSPAETAGLKPGDVIVGLGGIKIDSIYDYVYCLQALKADVKVPIQVRRGDKMVELSITPKLKSGG
- a CDS encoding site-2 protease family protein produces the protein MGILFKVAVFFIPFLFSICVHEAAHAWAAKLCGDRTAEHMGRLTLNPLAHADPLGTVLLPIAAVVLPGNVSQFIFGWAKPVPFDPRNLRDKKNGPFLIAAAGPASNLVLAMIGAFLFVLIQSGYLVSGLEADKAKLVGQIAAQFVGLNCMLAVLNLVPIHPLDGGKIVARFLPAKAALWLEERETMLSMILLVLFLTGFARILGYPAGLIANGFADFAQMTLAFFGASV
- the trpS gene encoding tryptophan--tRNA ligase; this translates as MSDQNPLQPSSSEIQISRASEKPPKGSIIMSGMRSTHHLHIGNFYGALKQWLDLQSDYMGYYGVMNWHAMTSRYKEPHDVMHFARENFADWVAWGLDPEKNILFVQSEVPEHIELTMFFLMMTPMSWLERVPTWKDAEEEAKASDTHNLGRFMYPVLQAADIAVYRGTHVPIGQDQIPHLELSRDIIKRFNFLYGGNLPEPKPIFSSTPVLIGSDGRKMSKSYNNAFQMTQTPDEISKTLRAMPTDPARVRRNDPGEPTKCPVYSFHKLYSNDEDRKWVEEGCRSAGIGCGDCKKKLGENINQKMEKPLQIKTELLSNSEKLDGLIADGCARARKVAKLQLEQVKDWTGFKPLGDWL